A stretch of the Clostridium fungisolvens genome encodes the following:
- a CDS encoding NAD(P)-dependent oxidoreductase yields MHGDNKQDIPKLEYMFLSFISSKIRVLIIGGGKAALIKATTLIKNGCRLTILAEHFDEEIEALISTGVVNLIKESYSETCLKDKHLIFICINDKSTIGRIIEDCEKQSKVYINCSDSKNGLAVLPIQNNNESFSYAIHTNGGNPKMSRKLLSEMSKAVEPLQAITDFSTSLRIKMKEIGFIDKTIIEFIISNEYSFFFEKGYGKKVLYLYFSKEYLDKLLEDDFVLYGGYDHEFDYSN; encoded by the coding sequence AATATATGTTTTTATCCTTTATAAGTAGTAAGATAAGAGTTTTAATCATCGGTGGAGGAAAGGCCGCTTTGATAAAGGCCACAACTTTGATTAAGAATGGATGTAGGTTAACAATTTTAGCTGAGCATTTTGATGAAGAGATAGAAGCTTTGATTTCTACAGGAGTAGTTAATCTCATAAAAGAAAGCTATAGTGAGACGTGTTTGAAGGATAAGCATTTAATATTTATATGTATTAATGATAAAAGCACCATAGGAAGAATTATTGAGGACTGTGAGAAGCAAAGCAAGGTGTATATAAACTGCAGTGATTCTAAAAATGGTTTGGCAGTTTTGCCAATACAAAATAATAATGAGAGTTTTTCATATGCGATCCATACTAATGGTGGTAATCCTAAGATGTCTAGAAAGCTATTGAGCGAAATGAGTAAAGCTGTGGAACCTTTACAGGCCATAACAGATTTTTCAACTTCCTTAAGGATTAAGATGAAAGAAATAGGTTTTATTGATAAGACTATAATAGAATTTATTATTTCTAATGAGTACAGTTTTTTCTTTGAAAAAGGTTATGGAAAAAAAGTACTATACTTGTATTTTAGTAAAGAATATTTAGATAAATTACTTGAAGATGATTTTGTTTTATATGGAGGATATGACCATGAGTTTGATTATAGCAACTAG
- the cobA gene encoding uroporphyrinogen-III C-methyltransferase → MSKAYIIGAGPGDEGLLTLKAVKVMKECTAVLYDRLIGNNVLSHLSDSCEVYFCGKEPGCHYKTQDEINAMLVELAKKGHTVGRIKGGDPYVFGRGGEEVLALEAENIPFEVIPGVTSAVAVMSYAGIPITHRGLSQGFHVLTGMSAATLNIQWEVLTKSQNTLVFLMGLENLGDIVRNLIENGKPKDTPCGVIMRGTTAKQKKVIGTLENIQELVKANNLKSPSIIVVGKVVTLSDKLNWFERLPLFGANVCVTRTKKQAQSMKEKLRSLGAEVTEIPAIKIVSTSENLNQYKDNISSFEYIILTSVNGVNIFFDYLRDNSMDIREIKAEFAVIGKATLNALKERGIIANIMADEFVAEGLVKELKNYKLKDKKILMPISKNSRNVVEEFLREQGAIVERVHTYETQKAEFKNIAAFDNVNTIIFTSPSTVNNLVDMVGIDKVKEKLCIAIGPITYKALEEKEIKAVLSEAHSEDGAIEKLTEVWSERHE, encoded by the coding sequence ATGTCAAAAGCATATATTATCGGGGCTGGTCCAGGAGATGAAGGACTACTGACTTTAAAGGCAGTAAAGGTGATGAAGGAATGTACTGCGGTACTTTATGATAGACTTATAGGAAATAATGTATTGTCACATTTGAGTGATAGCTGTGAAGTTTACTTTTGTGGGAAAGAGCCGGGGTGTCATTATAAAACTCAAGATGAGATAAATGCTATGTTAGTAGAACTAGCTAAAAAGGGACACACTGTAGGAAGAATAAAGGGTGGAGATCCTTATGTATTTGGAAGAGGTGGTGAGGAAGTTCTAGCTTTAGAAGCTGAAAATATTCCTTTTGAAGTTATCCCTGGGGTGACTTCAGCAGTTGCTGTTATGAGTTATGCTGGAATACCAATAACTCATAGAGGGCTTTCTCAAGGTTTCCATGTGCTTACAGGTATGAGTGCAGCTACCTTAAACATTCAATGGGAGGTATTAACCAAATCACAAAATACCTTGGTATTTTTAATGGGACTAGAAAATCTAGGTGATATAGTTAGAAATCTTATAGAAAATGGAAAGCCTAAAGATACTCCATGTGGAGTTATAATGAGAGGGACCACTGCAAAGCAAAAAAAGGTGATTGGTACTTTAGAGAACATACAAGAACTAGTAAAAGCTAATAATTTGAAATCTCCTTCAATAATAGTTGTGGGAAAGGTTGTAACTTTAAGTGATAAATTAAATTGGTTTGAAAGACTGCCGCTTTTTGGAGCAAATGTCTGTGTAACCAGAACTAAAAAACAGGCTCAAAGTATGAAGGAAAAGCTAAGAAGCTTAGGTGCAGAGGTTACTGAAATACCAGCGATAAAGATAGTAAGCACCTCTGAAAATCTAAATCAATATAAAGATAATATAAGTTCCTTTGAATATATAATTCTAACTTCAGTTAATGGAGTTAATATATTCTTTGATTATTTAAGAGATAATAGTATGGATATTAGAGAAATTAAAGCTGAGTTTGCAGTTATAGGAAAAGCAACTCTTAATGCATTGAAGGAAAGAGGAATAATTGCAAATATAATGGCTGATGAATTCGTAGCTGAAGGTCTTGTAAAAGAACTGAAAAACTATAAACTTAAGGATAAAAAGATTCTTATGCCTATTTCTAAGAATTCAAGGAATGTAGTAGAAGAATTTTTAAGAGAGCAGGGAGCTATAGTTGAAAGAGTACATACATATGAAACTCAAAAGGCTGAATTTAAGAATATAGCTGCTTTTGATAATGTGAATACAATTATATTTACAAGCCCATCTACAGTAAATAATCTAGTAGATATGGTGGGAATTGATAAGGTTAAGGAAAAGTTATGTATAGCTATAGGGCCTATAACTTATAAGGCGTTAGAAGAAAAGGAAATAAAAGCAGTATTATCAGAAGCCCATAGTGAAGATGGAGCTATAGAAAAACTTACAGAAGTATGGAGTGAACGACATGAATAA
- the hemC gene encoding hydroxymethylbilane synthase, whose product MSLIIATRKSKLAQTQTEIVMELLKDKCGAESEKLLMSTEGDRRLDVALNKIGGKGLFVKEIEYALLDGKADAAVHSMKDVPFALEEPFEIVAMPEREDPRDVFVSMKNISFYDLKKGARIGTSSIRRSSQLRVLRPDIEIVPIRGNVQTRLDKIEKENLDGIILAAAGLRRLDMEDIITDYFNEEVFLPAVGQGALGIETLKTSDKKHIFSKLDDAKTRITVEAERSFMKELNGGCHSPIGAYARIENDDIYILGIYEINDRLVKKDVQGKVEEHIELGKTLAKKIIKEL is encoded by the coding sequence ATGAGTTTGATTATAGCAACTAGGAAAAGTAAGCTTGCACAGACCCAAACTGAAATAGTTATGGAGCTTCTAAAAGATAAATGTGGAGCTGAAAGTGAAAAGCTTCTAATGAGTACAGAGGGAGATAGAAGGTTAGATGTAGCACTTAATAAGATAGGGGGAAAAGGATTATTTGTAAAAGAAATAGAATATGCTTTGCTTGACGGAAAAGCTGATGCTGCAGTACACAGTATGAAGGATGTGCCTTTTGCATTAGAAGAGCCTTTCGAGATTGTAGCAATGCCTGAGCGTGAAGATCCTAGAGATGTATTTGTATCTATGAAAAATATCAGTTTTTATGATTTGAAAAAAGGAGCTAGAATAGGTACTTCTAGTATAAGAAGGAGCTCTCAACTAAGAGTCTTAAGACCAGATATTGAGATTGTTCCTATCAGGGGAAATGTTCAAACAAGACTAGATAAGATAGAAAAAGAAAATCTAGATGGAATAATTCTAGCGGCAGCAGGTTTAAGAAGGTTAGATATGGAAGATATAATAACTGACTACTTTAATGAAGAAGTGTTTCTTCCAGCAGTGGGGCAAGGGGCTCTAGGTATAGAGACCTTAAAAACAAGTGATAAAAAACATATTTTCTCCAAGCTTGATGATGCTAAAACAAGAATCACTGTAGAGGCTGAAAGAAGCTTTATGAAAGAACTTAATGGGGGATGCCATTCTCCTATAGGTGCTTATGCAAGGATTGAAAATGATGATATTTATATATTAGGTATATATGAAATTAATGATAGATTGGTAAAGAAAGATGTTCAAGGTAAAGTTGAAGAGCATATTGAGCTTGGGAAGACTTTAGCTAAAAAGATTATAAAAGAACTATAA